From the Phoenix dactylifera cultivar Barhee BC4 chromosome 10, palm_55x_up_171113_PBpolish2nd_filt_p, whole genome shotgun sequence genome, one window contains:
- the LOC103717691 gene encoding protein ROS1A isoform X2, translated as MPSPSDAAVASKLASFTPLMFAQISSSQELSVPPNQLLLNGKASSNPVLYNGSDRPALKPQYGYPVSVLPNLDSLPEKTINGSQELSVPPNQFSLNGKMSQNPVIYNDRYPASVLPNLSSFPENTINMDASKVMPSTPMIVEKKKTSQDRLPREVIDLVNETVNKEDMQEIGKWQPLVGKQAELCFSQPVVSYTSEHLVPSQIASFQQTVDRGVVHEENANWQSPTQKQIPCFLKPRVKSSPVPAVPSQTGFSLEPTVPSSLEHVMTSHTISSLQQRVVKEDMQDKEVQKWQPPVQNQMELCFLKSVGTSSSEPKLPSQVAPSHQKQSEVNAIISSEEAPAQELDAQKHSERENQGIDLNKKPQQKPKRKKHRPKVIREARTPKPVTPKPRTPKRAKNKEENPSGKRKYVRKSRVQNSMDNPTGALGEIAHLVNISRTKSVRRCLNFDSEDLQARDGCVGSASAFTCNAKSQAQEKCVAGPTMTSSTESTVHSQGPEAVLGNSQMGTPFDLNSSTNQMPNQHANLAENPTPLLQPCRREMMGTNEMLDGYRIMPENRTISPRPSKRDLIRESPHELARKNEYLNISANHERSQETGQSKPDSHKKISDVIMKRTKRDLNYVDNPQFSASINFTHANNGMDWVSECHDKGRNNPYFSENCKKRRIENEQSGQNRFTSSASSMTHMPLNNWRINQVMPNNSEVFIFADAQRLIALDKQQASECMLSFDRSESNIRSTASVQAHNLTFVSATMDCNYSSTPVRYSSMDCPHITTPVKQTGHICADYNQPSSPGKPLGGNDSQESEICELQPSMEAIVVKTNMKMKPKKHTKKQQDHPVNPKSSKTNRISLQDHEVATYDSESSPGTKSAQPTAPASGNSRKKNSFLQPSHIHDCQSSSNFNESVNGSGILGAVVPHGNPLDDIIQKLKCLNINRGRDGATTQAQNALIPYDGRGGVIVPYEGLLNLARKRRSRAKVDLDSETNRVWKLLMGKEGRDDGTDMDKEKWWEEERRVFCGRVDSFIARMHLVQGDRRFSQWKGSVVDSVVGVFLTQNVSDHLSSSAFMALAAKFPLKSRANNWRSDAEKMNTSEEQQERCINASENATKWQENMLCKESYDRDSVLIIGEKERASGNESYGSNKGGATADYSKGKCWNAHQRELEHGHESSDSRRGIPAIVKGNTSFAELKEKRLVEDVAPSQNSVISSQYYSEYQIQTADLNGSSSLSNFEAEELVIGSMCNGMDSSTSFTELLQIAELGSHGNERILSTDSLKRLARLDVDKRKTVLDRSEKLEGACPSVHTSDSYFHKSECDFMGASCAPFMLYNFNNFTNSGLVGMHNAKIVRRESRSHQSSTASGITNTNNFNSDCGPSANNAIEAISQKLTITSETVPAVNSYAQISKQLVQPLTSLETADCIGKCSNNNAPRERTGASLGKSVFHECLSLQDESIQNLQQKEKEANFEVENTQNAEKVLLCQKQNSRNQQTSPELQNNQRKALEVAEGVESNFKNENHNSQKVSSDTENNGIKAKKKKVESEKKKTYDWDSLRKEAYNKGANQERSHETMDSLDWEAVKCADVNEISETIRERGMNNMLAERIKEFLIRLVRDHGSINLEWLRDVKPEKAKDYLLSIRGLGLKSVECVRLLTLHHLAFPVDTNVGRICVRLGWVPIQPLPESLQLHLLELYPILETIQKYLWPRLCKLDQRTLYELHYQMITFGKVFCTKSKPNCNACPMRGECKHFASAFASARLALPGLEEKSLVSSTIPVASENGCTPAYNLEPLPQLEGSTFSQERTIFNNCEPIIEEPATPEAECLETEESAIEDAFFEEPDEIPTIKLNLEEFAQNLQNYMHANNMDIQDGDMSKALVAITPEAASIPMPRLKNVSRLRTEHQVYELPDSHPLLEGLDTREPDDPCFYLLAIWTPGETAQSTEPPKAFCNSQETGKLCDRKTCFACNSIREAQAQTVRGTLLIPCRTAMRGSFPLNGTYFQVNEVFADHDTSRNPIDVPREWIWSLPRRTVYCGTSIPTIFRGLTTEEIQQCFWRGFVCVRGFDRKTRAPKPLYARLHLPASKAPKNRRAAAAAAKEDEQPHAEKQPTIDDLKHGHLRQNVSMAPL; from the exons ATGCCTTCGCCATCTGATGCAGCGGTTGCCAGCAAGTTAGCATCTTTCACTCCGCTCATGTTTGCGCAAATTAGCAGCAGCCAAGAATTATCCGTGCCCCCAAATCAATTGCTGCTGAATGGGAAGGCGTCATCGAACCCAGTCCTTTACAATGGTAGTGACCGCCCAGCACTGAAACCTCAGT ATGGATATCCTGTTTCTGTTCTCCCGAATCTTGATTCCTTGCCAGAGAAAACA ATTAATGGCAGTCAGGAATTGTCTGTTCCCCCAAATCAATTCTCACTAAATGGGAAGATGTCACAGAACCCAGTCATTTACAATG ATAGATATCCTGCTTCTGTTCTCCCAAATCTTAGTTCCTTCCCGGAGAACACAATAAACATGGATGCGAGCAAGGTGATGCCTTCCACCCCTATGATTGTGGAGAAGAAAAAAACTTCTCAAGATCGCCTCCCTAGGGAAGTCATAGATTTGGTAAATGAAACAGTCAATAAGGAGGATATGCAGGAGATAGGGAAATGGCAACCTCTTGTAGGGAAGCAGGCAGAACTATGCTTCTCACAGCCTGTAGTGTCATATACTTCGGAGCATTTAGTGCCATCACAAATAGCATCTTTCCAACAAACGGTTGACAGGGGAGTTGTGCATGAGGAAAATGCGAATTGGCAATCCCCAACACAAAAGCAGATTCCATGCTTCTTAAAGCCTAGAGTGAAATCTTCACCTGTGCCTGCAGTGCCATCTCAGACAGGTTTTTCTTTGGAGCCTACAGTACCATCTTCTTTGGAGCATGTAATGACATCACATACAATTTCTTCCCTGCAACAAAGAGTCGTGAAGGAAGATATGCAGGACAAGGAGGTTCAGAAATGGCAGCCTCCAGTGCAGAACCAGATGGAGCTTTGTTTTTTGAAGTCTGTAGGTACATCTTCTTCAGAGCCCAAACTGCCATCTCAGGTAGCTCCATCCCATCAAAAGCAAAGTGAAGTCAATGCAATTATATCATCTGAGGAAGCCCCTGCCCAAGAACTGGATGCTCAGAAACATAGTGAGAGAGAAAATCAGGGAATAGACTTGAACAAGAAACCGCAGCAGAAGCCTAAAAGGAAGAAGCACAGGCCCAAGGTTATTCGAGAGGCCAGAACACCAAAGCCAGTAACCCCCAAGCCTCGGACCCCTAAGCGAGCCAAGAATAAAGAAGAAAACCCATCGGGTAAGAGGAAGTATGTCCGAAAGAGCAGGGTCCAAAACTCTATGGATAACCCCACAGGTGCTTTAGGCGAAATTGCTCATCTGGTCAATATAAGCAGGACTAAATCTGTCAGACGGTGTTTGAACTTTGATTCAGAAGATTTGCAAGCAAGAGATGGCTGTGTAGGATCAGCATCAGCATTTACATGCAATGCCAAATCTCAAGCTCAAGAGAAATGTGTTGCAGGGCCTACTATGACCTCAAGCACAGAATCAACTGTACATTCTCAAGGACCGGAAGCAGTGCTGGGCAACTCTCAAATGGGAACCCCATTTGATCTCAACAGTTCAACGAATCAAATGCCGAATCAGCATGCAAACTTGGCTGAAAACCCAACACCACTTCTTCAACCCTGTAGAAGAGAGATGATGGGGACAAATGAAATGCTGGATGGTTATAGAATAATGCCAGAAAACAGGACCATATCTCCTCGGCCTTCTAAAAGAGATTTGATTAGAGAAAGTCCACACGAATTGGCTAGGAAGAATGAGTACCTGAATATTTCTGCCAACCATGAGAGGTCTCAAGAAACTGGTCAGAGCAAGCCCGATTCACATAAAAAAATCTCGGATGTGataatgaaaagaacaaaaagagaCCTTAACTATGTTGATAATCCTCAGTTTTCAGCAAGTATAAATTTCACACATGCCAATAACGGGATGGACTGGGTTAGTGAATGTCATGATAAAGGCAGGAACAACCCTTACTTTTCTGAGAATTGCAAAAAAAGGAGAATAGAGAATGAGCAAAGTGGACAGAACAGATTCACAAGCAGTGCTTCCTCCATGACACATATGCCCCTGAATAATTGGAGAATAAATCAGGTGATGCCAAATAATTCTGAAGTCTTTATTTTTGCTGATGCACAAAGGTTGATTGCCCTCGATAAACAGCAAGCTTCAGAGTGCATGCTGTCATTTGATCGATCAGAAAGCAACATTAGATCAACAGCATCAGTTCAGGCCCATAATTTAACATTTGTTAGTGCCACTATGGACTGCAACTACAGTTCAACACCTGTAAGATACAGTAGCATGGACTGCCCACATATAACAACACCTGTAAAGCAAACTGGACACATTTGTGCGGATTACAACCAGCCATCATCTCCAGGAAAGCCCTTAGGAGGCAATGATAGTCAGGAAAGTGAGATTTGCGAACTGCAGCCTTCCATGGAAGCCATTGTTGTAAAGACCAACatgaaaatgaaaccaaaaaaGCATACAAAGAAGCAACAAGATCATCCAGTCAATCCCAAATCCTCAAAAACCAACAGAATATCTTTGCAAGACCATGAGGTTGCTACATACGATTCTGAATCTTCACCTGGAACAAAAAGTGCTCAGCCAACTGCACCGGCTTCAGGaaattcaagaaagaaaaattcattTCTCCAACCCAGTCACATTCATGACTGCCAAAGCAGCAGCAATTTCAATGAATCAGTTAATGGCAGTGGAATCTTAGGAGCAGTAGTACCACATGGCAATCCTTTAGATGATATCATTCAGAAGCTGAAATGTCTAAATATAAACAGGGGCCGTGATGGTGCTACAACTCAAGCACAAAACGCTCTCATTCCTTATGATGGAAGAGGTGGTGTAATCGTTCCATATGAGGGCCTGCTCAATCTTGCTAGGAAACGTCGCTCTCGTGCCAAAGTTGATCTGGATTCAGAGACAAATAGGGTATGGAAGCTTTTGATGGGAAAGGAAGGCCGCGATGACGGAACAGATATGGATAAAGAGAAGTGGTGGGAAGAAGAAAGGCGAGTTTTCTGTGGACGTGTAGACTCATTCATTGCCCGGATGCATCTTGTTCAAG GCGACAGACGCTTCTCTCAATGGAAAGGATCTGTTGTAGACTCAGTTGTTGGTGTCTTTCTTACTCAGAATGTTTCAGACCATCTTTCAAG TTCTGCCTTCATGGCTCTTGCTGCAAAATTTCCTTTAAAGTCAAGGGCCAATAATTGGAGGTCGGATGCAGAAAAAATGAACACTTCTGAAGAGCAGCAAGAAAGATGCATTAATGCTTCTGAAAATGCCACTAAGTGGCAGGAAAACATGTTATGTAAAGAATCATATGACCGAGATTCTGTATTGATtattggagaaaaagaaagggctaGCGGTAATGAATCATATGGGAGCAATAAAGGAGGTGCTACAGCGGACTATTCAAAAGGAAAATGTTGGAATGCACATCAAAGAGAGCTAGAACATGGTCATGAATCGTCTGATAGCAGGAGAGGCATTCCAGCTATAGTGAAAGGAAATACAAGTTTCGCAGAACTCAAAGAGAAAAGGTtagtggaggatgtagctccatCCCAAAACTCTGTTATTTCATCTCAATACTATTCAGAATACCAAATTCAGACAGCTGATCTGAATGGATCAAGCTCATTGTCCAACTTTGAAGCAGAAGAATTGGTAATTGGGAGTATGTGCAACGGTATGGACAGTTCAACTTCATTTACTGAGCTTCTACAGATAGCAGAACTTGGAAGTCATGGTAATGAAAGGATTCTCTCAACAGATTCCCTCAAGAGGCTTGCACGATTGGATGTTGACAAGAGAAAAACAGTCTTGGATCGATCTGAAAAACTGGAAGGTGCATGTCCATCAGTGCACACATCTGATTCTTATTTCCATAAATCAGAGTGCGACTTTATGGGGGCGTCATGTGCTCCTTTCATGctttataattttaataatttCACAAATTCTGGATTGGTGGGAATGCATAATGCCAAAATAGTAAGGCGTGAGAGCAGATCTCATCAATCCTCAACTGCTTCTGGGATAACCAACACAAATAATTTCAACTCGGATTGTGGTCCCTCTGCAAACAATGCAATTGAAGCTATAAGTCAGAAGTTGACAATAACTTCTGAAACAGTACCTGCAGTTAATTCATATGCACAAATAAGCAAGCAACTTGTGCAACCATTAACCAGCTTAGAAACAGCAGATTGCATTGGAAAGTGCTCTAATAACAATGCCCCAAGGGAGAGAACTGGGGCCTCATTAGGTAAATCAGTTTTTCACGAATGCTTGTCTTTGCAAGATGAGTCTATTCAGAACTtgcagcaaaaagaaaaagaagcaaacTTCGAAGTTGAAAACACTCAAAATGCAGAGAAAGTTCTACTATGTCAGAAGCAGAATTCTCGGAATCAGCAAACCTCTCCAGAATTACAGAACAATCAAAGGAAAGCATTGGAAGTTGCAGAGGGAGTTGAATCAAATTTTAAAAATGAAAACCATAATTCCCAAAAGGTTTCATCTGACACAGAAAATAATGGAATAaaagcaaagaagaaaaaggttgaGAGTGAAAAAAAGAAGACCTATGACTGGGATAGCTTGCGAAAAGAGGCATATAACAAAGGTGCCAATCAAGAGAGAAGCCATGAGACAATGGACTCACTTGACTGGGAAGCAGTAAAGTGTGCAGATGTAAATGAGATATCTGAAACTATTAGAGAGCGTGGAATGAACAACATGCTGGCAGAGCGGATTAAG GAATTTCTCATCCGACTGGTTAGAGATCATGGAAGCATCAACCTTGAATGGTTAAGAGACGTTAAACCAGAAAAAGCAAA GGACTACCTCCTAAGTATACGGGGATTGGGACTGAAAAGTGTGGAATGTGTTCGCCTTTTGACGCTTCATCATCTAGCTTTTCCA GTTGACACAAATGTTGGCCGCATATGTGTAAGACTGGGATGGGTACCAATTCAGCCCCTTCCCGAGTCCCTTCAGTTACATCTTTTAGAGCT GTATCCTATTTTGGAGACCATTCAGAAGTATCTCTGGCCTCGGCTATGTAAGCTTGACCAGCGGACATT ATATGAGCTCCATTATCAAATGATTACCTTTGGAAAG GTTTTCTGTACCAAAAGCAAGCCAAATTGTAATGCATGCCCAATGAGAGGAGAGTGCAAACACTTTGCAAGTGCCTTTGCCAG TGCAAGGCTTGCACTTCCGGGACTGGAAGAGAAAAGTTTAGTGAGTTCAACAATTCCAGTTGCTTCTGAGAATGGTTGTACACCTGCTTACAACCTAGAACCCCTACCTCAACTTGAGGGGAGCACATTCTCACAAGAAAGAACTATTTTTAATAATTGCGAGCCCATCATTGAAGAACCAGCCACACCAGAAGCTGAATGCCTAGAAACCGAAGAAAGTGCAATTGAAGATGCCTTTTTTGAAGAGCCTGATGAAATTCCTACTATTAAGCTCAATCTTGAAGAGTTTGCACAAAATTTACAGAATTATATGCATGCAAACAATATGGATATTCAAGATGGCGATATGTCAAAAGCTTTAGTTGCTATAACACCTGAAGCTGCTTCCATTCCCATGCCGAGACTTAAGAATGTGAGCCGCCTACGGACAGAACATCAAGT CTATGAACTTCCAGATTCACACCCTCTCTTGGAAGGA TTGGACACAAGAGAGCCTGATGATCCTTGTTTCTATCTTCTGGCCATATGGACTCCAG GTGAAACTGCACAATCTACTGAGCCACCTAAGGCATTCTGCAACTCCCAAGAAACGGGCAAACTATGCGACAGGAAAACatgttttgcttgcaatagtatACGAGAAGCACAAGCTCAAACTGTCAGAGGCACACTTTTG aTTCCATGTCGAACAGCAATGAGAGGAAGTTTTCCACTCAACGGCACCTATTTTCAAGTTAACGAG GTATTTGCAGATCATGATACTAGCCGCAACCCAATTGATGTTCCTAGGGAATGGATATGGAGCCTGCCTAGACGAACAGTATATTGTGGAACCTCGATACCAACTATATTTAGAG GTCTAACAACTGAAGAAATACAGCAATGCTTTTGGAGAG GGTTTGTTTGTGTGAGGGGATTTGACCGGAAAACAAGGGCACCGAAGCCCCTTTATGCAAGATTGCACCTTCCAGCAAGCAAGGCACCTAAGAATAGAAGGGCAGCGGCAGCCGCAGCAAAA